Proteins encoded by one window of Danaus plexippus chromosome Z, MEX_DaPlex, whole genome shotgun sequence:
- the LOC116777222 gene encoding uncharacterized protein LOC116777222 yields the protein MTITIAALKMTTDEEKCKIAKLLQGIEVPEIKTSERSLGLVKEFQEKYSKEIEEEVLESETYDNPYIPDKQLLEENERKLKALLAESKRAKKEMKLENIISTVADPKRPWRIHTNKEKLLRIDNELKQHKEKSTIAITPLEENVMRDLIKKCQEESLTAPCVGPDKLRETVDEARRCLPNFQYKKIENSTATAILPEAHSSVTTPINAVEY from the exons ATGACAATAACAATAGCTGCATTGAAAATGACTACCGACGAAGAGAAATGCAAAatagcaaaattattacaaggAATTGAGGTTCCAGAAATTAAAACATCGGAAAGGAGTCTCGGGCTGGTCAAGGAGTTTCAAGAGAAATATAGTAAAGAAATAGAGGAAGAGGTTTTGGAAAGCGAAACATATGACAATCCGTACATCCCCGATAAACAGCTATTAGaagaaaatgaaagaaaactGAAGGCACTATTAGCAGAGAGCAAACG cgcAAAAAAGGAAATGAAGTTAGAGAATATTATATCCACGGTCGCGGACCCTAAGAGACCCTGGCGGATCCATACAAATAAAGAGAAGCTGTTGCGTATTGATAACGAATTGAAACAACACAAAGAGAAGTCCACAATTGCTATCACACCATTGGAAGAGAATGTCATGAGGGACTTAATCAAGAAATGTCAGGAAGAATCACTTACCGCACCTTGCGTGGGTCCAGATAAGTTGAGAGAAACTGTTGACGAAGCACGAAGATGTTTACcgaattttcaatataaaaagattgaaAATTCCACAGCGACCGCCATTCTACCCGAAGCACATTCAAGTGTAACAACACCAATCAATGCCGTGGAATATTAA